GCAAGGGATGTGGCTATGGAAATACCTGTGTTGCTGTGTATCCGGTGCGAGGTATTTGTCCTGAGGGATGGCATTTGCCCAAATATAAAGAATTCCGCATTTTATTAGATTCTGCTATCTGGCCTGCTGCTCTTCATCTTAAATCAACTAGTGGTTGGAATGATTATAAAGGCCAAAGTGGAAATGGTTCAGACGATTTTGGCTTTTCTGCACTTCCTGCTGGTATGCGTATAGATGAAACATATAGTTCTGTGGGTATATATGCAGATTTTTGGAGCTCATCTGGTCGTGATCGCTGGTATGCGTATACTTTGAGTATGCTTTATTTTGATAGTACTGCTTCATTGAATTATCATGATAATGAAAAAATTGCGCTTTCGGTTCGTTGTATTAATGATAAAAGTGATTCTGTAAACTTTGTCCCACCGTGTAGGACGGATGATAAGGACGATTGTGTGTATGGCTCGTTGACGGATGATCGTGACGGACAAACTTATAAAACCGTTAAAATTGGTGATCAGTGGTGGATGGCTGTAAATTTGAACTATGAAACAGAACGGAGTTATTGGATAAGTAATAGTGGTTCTTTTTCTAATCAAAAAATAAGTGAACTTAAAGATATAGATACCTCCAAATATAAGTACCCTGTAACAAAGTTTGGAAGATATTACTTATGGTCTGAGGCAATGGATAGTGCTGGCGTATGGAGCTCCAATGGCAAGGGATGTGGGTATGGTGATACTTGCGTTCCTTTGTATCCAGTGCGAGGAATTTGTCCTGATGGATGGCATTTGCCTACAATAACGGAGTATGAGATATTATTTGTTAATGTAAATATTGGAGGCGATGGCGAAACAGGTTTTGCGCTTAAGTCTTCTTATGGTTGGAGTGATGATGGAGGTGGCATTGATGCCTATGGGTTTACTGCTCTTCCTGTTGGTTGTGCGAGTCGTTTTGGAGATTTTGGCTCTAGTGCATATTTTTGGAGTTCTACAGATTCTAGTAGAGATAATGCTGGTTATATAGAAATGGAACACCATGTTGGCAATGCTGTTCCGCAATTTACACATAAAGGTAAAGGATTTCCAATTCGTTGCGTAAAAGACTAGAATAAAGAAAAAACGGTCCGCTGATGCGGACCGTTTTGCATATTCAAAATTTTTACAAAAAAAATTAGTCCAATAGCCTCGCTAATGCGTGTTAATATAAAGGGTAGAGACGTTCTTTACCTGCGGTCTCAGCGTAACTGAGAGTTGAATGATGGATAACGAAATGACAAATCAGATTATTGTTAATAACGGAACCCGTCCGGTGAATTTTGGCGCTTGT
This genomic interval from Fibrobacter sp. UWB4 contains the following:
- a CDS encoding FISUMP domain-containing protein, encoding MRKMQFAACHERKTVGSKSKDLLWILAFALTMALVACGDDKGSSPEGLPDEVANMDELEEFKCDDSVIGEIVYVKSKSKNYECDGDEWSVSQKQSKSSSSKKSSSSTKSSSSSAKSSSSSGQSIAFKAPCNVKTDENCFEDSRDGQTYRITKIAGQIWMAENLNYKVEGSYCYNDSVEYCKKYGRLYTRAAAMDSAGVWSPNGKGCGYGNTCVAVYPVRGICPEGWHLPKYKEFRILLDSAIWPAALHLKSTSGWNDYKGQSGNGSDDFGFSALPAGMRIDETYSSVGIYADFWSSSGRDRWYAYTLSMLYFDSTASLNYHDNEKIALSVRCINDKSDSVNFVPPCRTDDKDDCVYGSLTDDRDGQTYKTVKIGDQWWMAVNLNYETERSYWISNSGSFSNQKISELKDIDTSKYKYPVTKFGRYYLWSEAMDSAGVWSSNGKGCGYGDTCVPLYPVRGICPDGWHLPTITEYEILFVNVNIGGDGETGFALKSSYGWSDDGGGIDAYGFTALPVGCASRFGDFGSSAYFWSSTDSSRDNAGYIEMEHHVGNAVPQFTHKGKGFPIRCVKD